The Bdellovibrio sp. NC01 genome includes the window ATAGCGCTTCAAGTTTTCAACCAGATACGGATTCGGAAAGGTAATACCTTGAATTGAATATTTCAAAGCATCTGCATCCCAGCCAAGGCCATTATAAAACCACTCTAAACGGACATCGACACGTCCTTCATAACGGATACCCCAATCGGCGATCGTAAACATCTGGCCCGAATCAGGATTCGTTTCAACCAGCTGTACGAAGCCCATACCATCAACAACAGGATCATAACTGTAACTGCCGATGCTGTGGCGAAGATCCGCATAGAACGAAAAAGCGTCTGTAATATACCAATCAAAGTATTCACCAAAGAACGGACGACCGTAACCTTCCGTACCCGCAACGGCGCCTAAGAACGAACTGCCGGCGCCATGATATTCGACCTTCAATGTCGATTTCGGTTCGAATTCTTTTTCAACTTGGAACGGCTGTTCGTTGTTACTGATCGGTTCACCAATAGCAACCAAACTCCAATTCGGCGATGGCGTATAATTCACACGCGCAAGGACCAAACCTTTTTGCACAAAAAAGAAACTGCGCTGGTCGTTACTGAAATGGAAGAATACGTTCGATGGATTGATGAACTCACCCGGTCCCCATTGATACACTTGCAGACCTGCGACTGCTTTCCACTTTTCAGAGATATCCCAATCAAGATACGCTGCCGTTAAATCAAGCTTCCCTTTCGACATTGTCGAACTTGAATCCGGGTTTTCTTTTTGTGTCCAGGTATTATTCAAAGTCCAACGTGGACGAAACACCCACTTTGTTTTCGGAGTCAGAACATTAAAATCATCACGCAAATCGACCGTCGCCGTATTATACGGAAGGCCTAAGATCTGGTTGTCAGGATTAATGCCATTATTTAATGGCTCGGAATAAGTATCGTACAAATACGTTTCAAAGGTATTGCGAAATTCCCACTTCGCGGCTTGCGCAACACTCGAAGCCGCTAAAATTAGAAACAAGGGCAGCAGTTTAAACATGCCCTAGGTTCTCCACGATCTTTTTACGTAAAGTGCCACGACATACAAGTGCCGTCACCACCAAACCAATCGAAATCAACACGGCTGCTGCCACGATATATACGATCAAAGCCGCTTTGATGTGGAATGGAACCGGCATCGATAGCAAGCCTGCTTTATAATAGATACCCGCGTGATTCACGATGAAGCTTGTCACGAGGGCTGCAACCGCTCCGATAATGATACCCATCGCTGACAAAAAGAACGACTCCCACATAAAGATGTTGCGAATAAAGCCAGGTGAAAAACCAAGACTGCGCAGAGTACCGATTTCTTTTGTACGTTCTTTAATTGATTTAATTTTCGTATTCGCTACCGACAGCGTCGTAATCGAAATAATGATAATCACAACGAAGTTTCGGAAAACTGACAACAAGTCGATCGATTTACGATACAACTCTCCAACGGGATGATCCTGCCAGCGAGTCAAACGCAGGTCCGGATATTTACTGCCGATTTGTTCATTAAAACGTTTTTCAAATTCATGACGGTACTTTTGATCTTTCATTAAGAACGTCACGTACGAAACTTTGTCAGTGTTCATCAACTGTTGTGCCGCCGGAAGCGACATCATAATGAAACGGTTATCGATTTCTTGATAACCACCATCAACGAAACCCGCGATATCGAAATCCATCGCGTTAAGCTGTCCTGATTCCGTTGTCACACTCATTTGCACTTGCGGGCTGTCGCAATCGAACGGACGTTCTTCCGCAATGTAACCTTGATCGGGACTCATGATTTGTACGGGTTTGGTGTGACAGCTTAGGGAACGACCTAAAATTTGTCCCACTAGAATCGCATTGGGATTATTCGTTAAATGCAGTGGCTTACCGTAAAGAGCATTCCAACCCCAAACCGGTTCACGCATTTTTTTGGATTCTTCAATATCCATCGCTTTCGCAAAGAAAATCACCGACGTTTTACCGTTCGTCACCATGCCCTGCAAAGCCAAAAAACGAGCTGATTCTTCAACGATATCAGAGTTCTTTGCGGTGAACTCTTTCATGGCCTTTTGCTC containing:
- a CDS encoding ABC transporter permease; this translates as MQQRLISLAFRNVMVNWRHSLSALLSVVAAFYSIVFFEGYIRDVGDLYYDGYHSRNMFGDFVVENAKAQTPEGRAEPFQYAVTADEQKAMKEFTAKNSDIVEESARFLALQGMVTNGKTSVIFFAKAMDIEESKKMREPVWGWNALYGKPLHLTNNPNAILVGQILGRSLSCHTKPVQIMSPDQGYIAEERPFDCDSPQVQMSVTTESGQLNAMDFDIAGFVDGGYQEIDNRFIMMSLPAAQQLMNTDKVSYVTFLMKDQKYRHEFEKRFNEQIGSKYPDLRLTRWQDHPVGELYRKSIDLLSVFRNFVVIIIISITTLSVANTKIKSIKERTKEIGTLRSLGFSPGFIRNIFMWESFFLSAMGIIIGAVAALVTSFIVNHAGIYYKAGLLSMPVPFHIKAALIVYIVAAAVLISIGLVVTALVCRGTLRKKIVENLGHV